From the Halomonas meridiana genome, one window contains:
- a CDS encoding helix-turn-helix transcriptional regulator: MDHEKVAASLAELGNSHRLSVFRFLVKAGHDGASAGDIQKGLGIPASTLSHHLARMAKVGLIRQEKHSRTIVCIPEYGHLENLIGFLQEECCAGVRIAHEPEPL, encoded by the coding sequence ATGGATCACGAAAAGGTTGCAGCCAGCTTAGCTGAGCTAGGGAATAGTCACCGACTGTCCGTGTTCCGCTTTCTGGTCAAAGCTGGCCATGATGGGGCTTCGGCCGGAGATATCCAGAAGGGGCTGGGTATTCCTGCTTCGACGCTATCACATCACCTTGCGCGCATGGCCAAGGTAGGGCTGATCCGGCAGGAGAAACATAGCCGCACGATTGTCTGTATACCCGAGTATGGGCACCTAGAGAATTTGATCGGTTTCTTACAAGAGGAATGTTGTGCAGGTGTCCGGATTGCGCATGAACCAGAACCGCTTTGA